Proteins encoded together in one Campylobacter concisus window:
- the fliW gene encoding flagellar assembly protein FliW, whose product MIFSVKSPILGFEHIKTMELIELDKFFVKLASKDDETSFTMINPFALRSYEFDIPSYYEELMDIKESSQLRIYNIIVVALPLEKSTVNFVAPIVCNMDNMTLSQVVLDVTKYPQYGQAEMIENFIQK is encoded by the coding sequence ATGATTTTTAGTGTTAAAAGCCCTATTTTAGGCTTCGAGCATATCAAGACGATGGAACTGATTGAGCTTGATAAATTTTTTGTTAAGCTAGCGAGCAAAGATGACGAAACATCTTTTACAATGATAAATCCTTTTGCGTTAAGAAGTTATGAATTTGACATCCCAAGCTACTATGAAGAGCTTATGGATATCAAAGAGAGTTCGCAACTTAGAATTTACAACATCATAGTAGTTGCCCTCCCTCTTGAGAAATCAACCGTGAATTTCGTAGCTCCTATCGTTTGCAATATGGACAATATGACTTTATCTCAAGTAGTGCTTGACGTTACAAAATATCCACAATACGGACAAGCTGAAATGATAGAAAATTTCATACAAAAATAA